In Gossypium hirsutum isolate 1008001.06 chromosome A10, Gossypium_hirsutum_v2.1, whole genome shotgun sequence, the DNA window TTGTCGATTTTAAACGTCGTAGTGCAGTGAGAAAGAATCTTGAAGATGGTAAGATTAAGACCTATTGTGAAACTCTTAAGGAAAAGAGTGCACCAGCCGCCCAAAGTAAAAAGAGAAAACTGATTAGGCCAGACTTCCGTGAGAATGAGTCATCTGATCTGGGCGTATCAGTTGATGCTCCCGAACTTGTAATAGTGGCTTCAGCAGAATGTTCTGTCAACAAAAATGCTGAAAGTATTAGGATTTCTGTTGTCGATGTAAATGAAAAGGATTTATTGCTAAATGTTAAATTGCCAAATGCTGTCCGCCAGACTGCTATTAAAGGCAACAATAGTGACAAGGAGGGAAGTAGCTTTAACTCAGAGCAGTTCAATGCAGAAAGCTTTCTTGCTTCAGGAAGTGCTGATGAAGGTCGAAAAGAATCATTGAAAAATCATTGCACTTCAAGTATGACTTCAATCTCTTGTGGGAACATGCATGTTGATATTAAGCAAGCTATGACTGCTATTGGGATAGATGGATTTTCTCAAGACCGTAATGATGCAAGCCATTCTACTTTTGAGTCTTCTCCAAAAATCTGTGAACACAATGATGGTGATGGAGCTGCAAAGAGCGAGTTTGTTTACAGTATTGAACAGATGAATGACTTGACTCCTGTTGGTGGTGAGATATCCATCAGCACTCTGAACTAAAGGCATGATCCGAGCGCCAAATGAGAAAGGCCCTCCTGTGGAGGCTCGTTTTAATGTACATATCTTTGCAGAAATGGGACTCTCCTGACATAAAGTAAGAAGCCATCTTTTGGATTTTTGGTAATAGAGAACGTGTCAAACTTTTGGAAGCCACCAACTGCTTCAACATGCAAGAGTCATGGCATGAAATGCATGATAAAATGTTTAATGTGGAAGTACTTTCTACAATCATTGAAGGGTGAAAGCTGCAGAAACGTAGCGGCAAGTTTCTTCTAGCAGTCATAACATGATCATCATCAGGTAACAAAACTCTGAAGTCATATATCATGAGTATGTGCTTCCATCTGTGAGAATCATGAGAAACAAACAAAGCTTTACAGTTCATGCCATTTAGTTACTCTTTTTAATCATGGGATTTTGATCGAACATGCTAACAAAGATTGTGAATTTTTGTTTAAAGACAATGCTGACTATTACTTGGGAAAGTTTTCTCCTGTTGTTTGGTGGAAGTAGTTTGTTTTGTAAGAGAACATTGGTGGCAACCATGACATGTTTTCATTTCGTTTTTTTTATAGGAACATGTCTATTCCATAGGACCGATTGCTATTATATTGAGTCTTTGTTTACTTGCATCTCCATTATCAGTACATAGGATGGTTAATGAATCATCCATTAATGAATCAtccatatgtttcattatttgaCTATAATCATAGCTTACATCATTGATGTATGTGATATCACAATAAGGATGCTGCAAATTTGAATACATTGCCTAATGATTTCAATATCTTAAATCGGATTGGTGTTCGGGTCAGACTATTGTTGGGTTAATCAGTACAAcggttcaaaatttaaaaaggaatcagaaaattggaaaaaaaattagaaaaaattatgaaattaaataacaataatgATATATGGTTTACCCTGCGGTGGATGTGTGGTTCGAGTCCGCTTATTTCCAATTCGTGAGCTTAGCTGAAACTTCCAATTCGTGAGCTTAGCTGAAACAAAGTTATATGATAGTATCCAATATTTCTGATTTGACAAAGTTATATTCGACAGTTTCCATTTTATTTAGCATTAGCACTAAGATGATATAGCcttaaaagtaaagtaaaattAGTAAAGTAAAATAAAGGGCGAggttaaaacataaattaaatattttaaattaaattaataaaaaacaacattcaattaataaaaatgttatttggattaaatcttattttggggtttttttaTTGGTTCAATTAGTTCTAATTTCTGATTCAATAGTGGTTTCAAATAGTTTATTAAAATCTGATTCAATGATTTTATTTAGTTGGACTGGCCTAGTTAATCAATAGACACTTGTTTTCTTGCATCTCTATACCAAAAATGAGATTAAAGAAGCAGAGGATCATAAGtttataaaatatacaatatttatcgaAAAGGCTAATAACCCCCTTTCGATAGGCGTTAATACTAACTTAGATTGCAAGAAACAGTGTTAAAGCTCAATACATGGTACACATTCTAGTCCATGGCATTTGGCCCAAAGCATCTTCTTTTCACAGGATTCCACACCCATTGAACCAAAAATCGCCTTCCTTTAACTCCATGTACATTGTAGCCATTTCCCCAAGCATCTTTGTAAACTTTACCCATGTACCCACCGCCACCACCCGAGCCATATAAACCTAAACACAAGTCCGCAATTTCGGTTGGTGCGGTTGGATCTTCTCCggcataccatgcattaatcaaTGGATTACTCGACACTTCCGCTAACTCATGAGCGATAACACTGATCATCCCATCGACCCCTGCATCCCCATTCGGCGCATGTGTTATGTCATTACCTCCATTCGGGGGTGGCTTCCCCGAGTACTTAGGCCAAGCAAATGGATAAGCACACATACCTGGACATTGAGTTCCACTATAACCAACCCAAGCATAAGGAACCGTTACACCAACAAGGATAGGGAAAGTGAAGTAATGAAACCCACACACTGCTCTACAGAAATCCTCAACCTGAACATCTTGTGAAGTTAGCACCAAATAAAGTCCATTGTGAGGATTGAGAGGCAATAGCCTCAAATGAGATGTAACCGCAGCTTTGATGATCGATTGCATCGATAAACGACTTAAGTAAACACCATGGGAGTACCCAGAATCATAAAACTCACCCGAAATGGAAATGGTAGCTGTAATGTTTGATCCTGTTTGGTCAGTGTAGAGCCTCACAGTGTCCCACCAATCAGCAACTGAGGGGTAAGgaactgaagaagaagaagataaggaATCCAGGAAGTCCCTTATAGTAGCTTGATGTGTTGGATTCCATTGACCATACCAGATTATATACAAATTTATAGCTGATGCAAGGACTGGTCCCATGTGGTATTCAAGGTTAATAAGGTCTGAAGAACCCTCATAATTCTCACCTTGGTTGAATTGACTCCATGAAAAAGCTtgaaagaaacaaagcaagaacAATAGCAAGACAACATAAGAAGTAAACTTCtgcatctttttttctttcaatggTAAGGGAAGAAGAGGATGTAAAATATATAATGGAGGGTGGTTGAGAGAGTCCTATTTCTTTAGTACTTTCCTTTGTGATGAACACTACATTGTTTCAATTCTCCATCATGGTTTACTTTTTAATGATAACAATGTTGTTCCCTCCTTTTGTTTaatcttaaattatatataattttgctTCCCTCAATCAAGTAATTCGAGAATACTGggatcaacaaaaaaaaaaaccatttttttaatgCTTAAAGTCAATAATCGCAGAATATTGGGATTGTTATACCTCACATGGCTGATCTCAATAGAGCCCGATAGATGTCTTCAAGGCGAAATTAATATCTAAATTATGTATTGCTAATTTATCAatcgataaattttaaattaatttgcgAACCTTAAATTGCGAACCTTGAAGACTCTATTAAAACTATACTAGGTCTATgtgaaaacataatttttgaATACCAGTCGTCTTAAGACGTAACATCATCATCAGTAtcaaaagtataaaattaaactTCCAAGTTAATTGCCTTAAAAAGCGTGACTAAATTTATTTCCCACTATAAAAAATTCATACAAATAACTCACACACTCTCACGTATACATTTCCTCCAACCCCAAACTCTCCTATAAGAAAACCTCCTTCCTCACCTTCACCCATGGTTTTACCACTTATTTCCACTTGTTAATCCAACGGTTAAAAGGGATCAACAAgaaaactaaatatatatatatatattggtacatGTAACAGTTGTTTGCATCTTTAACTTttgattctttttcttaattatgaCTTCATATATCAGATTTTCAAATCTCTATATGTTTCTGGCACTGGTTAAACCTTGATTTCTTGGatgatatttttcatattatttgttTAGTTATAAACAGATAGTTTAAGTTTTCATAAATAAATACTATATAGTATTTGATTTCCTGTCTCTctgatagatatattgaaaagatGCCCTTGACTAAGTTGAGATTAGCATGAATTTGGGtagtattaaattaaagaaaatggtttGGGGGAGTCAAAACCAGAGAGTAAACAGCAAGCATGATCTTTCTGCCCTTTTAACACctcttttccttcagtaatttTGACTCACTGTATATTTTGggaacaactttttttttttcagacaTATAAATACtaatcaaaatacacaaatattaattcacatatctagtaatttaatctttttacatgctcgattaactTATTGTTCTGTTATACACAAGATATTACTTAAAAATGAAGTTCACCAGATTAAGTCATTTCGTTCACTAAAAAGATTTGTTTGatgagatatttattatttattactcacATACTCTACATCTCCATCACATAAGTCATATTATTAACTTAAAGAGAAGGCTCGTTATGTCCCTTAAGGGAcatatatatcaatataaaaCTCATGGACACATGTTCAAACTTGGGACACTtacaaacaaaatttttaaaattagattgatTGGTTGGTCGGAGATCTATTTACTTGCGAaatggctaaatttgttgaatcatttaaatcaaCCAATCCACCACCAACTTGGATCTCCACACAGACCCTACTTCTCCACGGTGTCATCCTTCCCACAAACAAATTTCACAACTTTGATGCTATTTCTTTCCGTGATTGTATAGTTATAaatcccaaaaaagaaaaaaaaaagaagagaaatatatatatatagcccaTATGAATTTCCTCGAAGAAAGTTAAATACTTTTGGGACAGAAGTAAGGAATTAGGTAGCATACTCCAGTAGATTAAACAGAAATGGAGTGACTAAATTGCTTTGGGATGAGTTAATTAATTACATTTAATATGTGGGGTTAGATAACCATAGAGATCAAAGAAGAACCATGTGACACTTGATTATGGTAGCTTAATTAACAGTTaattttaagaagaaaaaaaagctgCAATCATGCAAAAGTTAGGAGATGCATGTGAAAGCATCTTCAACTTCCCATGGCCTTGATTATAGGGGGATGATTGATTTCTAAACAAGGGAAACTCCATAGCCCCCacctaat includes these proteins:
- the LOC107937493 gene encoding protein EXORDIUM-like 7 isoform X3 translates to MGPVLASAINLYIIWYGQWNPTHQATIRDFLDSLSSSSSVPYPSVADWWDTVRLYTDQTGSNITATISISGEFYDSGYSHGVYLSRLSMQSIIKAAVTSHLRLLPLNPHNGLYLVLTSQDVQVEDFCRAVCGFHYFTFPILVGVTVPYAWVGYSGTQCPGMCAYPFAWPKYSGKPPPNGGNDITHAPNGDAGVDGMISVIAHELAEVSSNPLINAWYAGEDPTAPTEIADLCLGLYGSGGGGGYMGKVYKDAWGNGYNVHGVKGRRFLVQWVWNPVKRRCFGPNAMD
- the LOC107937493 gene encoding protein EXORDIUM-like 7 isoform X1, translated to MQKFTSYVVLLLFLLCFFQAFSWSQFNQGENYEGSSDLINLEYHMGPVLASAINLYIIWYGQWNPTHQATIRDFLDSLSSSSSVPYPSVADWWDTVRLYTDQTGSNITATISISGEFYDSGYSHGVYLSRLSMQSIIKAAVTSHLRLLPLNPHNGLYLVLTSQDVQVEDFCRAVCGFHYFTFPILVGVTVPYAWVGYSGTQCPGMCAYPFAWPKYSGKPPPNGGNDITHAPNGDAGVDGMISVIAHELAEVSSNPLINAWYAGEDPTAPTEIADLCLGLYGSGGGGGYMGKVYKDAWGNGYNVHGVKGRRFLVQWVWNPVKRRCFGPNAMD
- the LOC107937493 gene encoding protein EXORDIUM-like 7 isoform X2; translated protein: MQKFTSYVVLLLFLLCFFQAFSWSQFNQGENYEGSSDLINLEYHMGPVLASAINLYIIWYGQWNPTHQATIRDFLDSLSSSSSVPYPSVADWWDTVRLYTDQTGSNITATISISGEFYDSGYSHGVYLSRLSMQSIIKAAVTSHLRLLPLNPHNGLYLVLTSQDVQVEDFCRAVCGFHYFTFPILVGVTVPYAWVGYSGTQCPGVDGMISVIAHELAEVSSNPLINAWYAGEDPTAPTEIADLCLGLYGSGGGGGYMGKVYKDAWGNGYNVHGVKGRRFLVQWVWNPVKRRCFGPNAMD